A window of Mycolicibacterium madagascariense genomic DNA:
CAGCACGGGCTGGACCCCAACCTCGTCGACGCCATCCGGCGCCAGCGCGATGCGCGGCTGCACGAGGACTACGTGCGCCGGTTCGGTCCGCGCCCGGAGTCGGCCAAGTTCCAGGCGAACAGCAGCCCGTTCTAGCGCGGCGCACCCGTTTGCGGTCTCGGCCGTAGGCTCATTGCCGTGAGCTGCCTGCTGCGCCTCCTGCTCGTCGTCCTCACCGTTCTCGGCGGCGTCCTCGGGTCGACGGGGCTCGCCGCGGCCGCGGGCACCACCAGCGGCCAGCTCGACTACGGCGGGTTGACGCGCACCTACCTGGTCCACACCCCGGCCGCCGACGCTCACCCGTCGGGCCTGGTGCTCAACCTGCACGGCGCGGGCCAGACCGGCGCCGCGCAGGAGGCCGTCTCGAACTACGACGCCGCTGCCGATGCCATGGGCTTCGTCGTCGCCTACCCCGACGGCATCGACGAGAGCTGGGCCGACGGACGCGGTGCCTCGACCCCCGACCGTCAGGGCCTCGACGACGTGGGCTTCCTCGTCGCGCTGCGCGACCGACTCGTCCAGGACTACGGCATCCCACCGGGGCGCGTCTTCGCCACGGGCATGTCGGCCGGTGCGTTCATGGTCGACCGGCTGGCCTGCGACCGGGCCGACGTCGTCGCGGCGATCGCTCCGGTGTCGGGAACGCTGGGCTCCAACGTGCCGTGCGCACCGTCGCAACCGGTGTCGGTGTTGCAGTTCCATGGCACCGCCGACCCCGTCGTGCCGTTCGGCGGCGGCGGCATGGTGGGTCGCGGCGGGGCGAGTGACATCCTCTCCGCACCCGAGCTGGCGGCGCGGTGGCGCGCGATCGACGGGTGCGCCGACGCGCCGGTCGAGGACGTGCTGCCCGCCACGGGCGACGGCACCGACCTGCACCGCTTCAGCTCGGTCGGCTGCGCGCCCGGCACGGCCGCGGTGTTCATCCGCATCGATGGCGGCGGCCACACGTGGCCGTCGGGGAGCTTCGCGCTGCCCGACGTCGGACCGACCACGACGGGGACGGACGCATCGCTGGCCAGTGCGCAGTTCTTCGCCGCGCACGGCAGGTGATCAGCACTCCACGCGGTTGACCGGAACGTGCAGGGCCAGCCCGCCGGTCGACGTCTCCTTGTACTTGGAGTTCATGTCCAGGCCCGTCGCCCGCATCGTCTCGATGACCTGATCGAGGCTGACGCGGTGAAAGCCGTCCCCGCGCAACGCCATTCGGGCGGCGTTGATCGCCTTGCCCGCCGAGATCGCATTGCGCTCGATGCACGGGATCTGCACCAGCCCGGCAATGGGATCGCACGTCAGCCCCAGGCTGTGCTCCATGGCGATCTCCGCGGCGTTCTCGACCTGTTGCGGTGTGCCACCGAGGATTTCGGCGAGCGCGGCCGCGGCCATGGCCGCCGCGGACCCCACCTCGCCCTGGCATCCGACCTCGGCGCCCGAGATCGACGCGCGTTGCTTGAACAGCGACCCGACCGCGCCCGCGGTGAGGAGGAACCGCACGACGGTGCCGTCGCGGTCGGCGCGGCCCTGCCGGGTGTAGTGCAGTGCGTAGTGCAGAACGGCCGGAATGATGCCCGCCGCACCGTTCGTCGGCGCGGTGACCACCCGCCCGCCCGAGGCGTTCTCCTCGTTGACGGCGAGCG
This region includes:
- a CDS encoding alpha/beta hydrolase family esterase, translated to MAVSCLLRLLLVVLTVLGGVLGSTGLAAAAGTTSGQLDYGGLTRTYLVHTPAADAHPSGLVLNLHGAGQTGAAQEAVSNYDAAADAMGFVVAYPDGIDESWADGRGASTPDRQGLDDVGFLVALRDRLVQDYGIPPGRVFATGMSAGAFMVDRLACDRADVVAAIAPVSGTLGSNVPCAPSQPVSVLQFHGTADPVVPFGGGGMVGRGGASDILSAPELAARWRAIDGCADAPVEDVLPATGDGTDLHRFSSVGCAPGTAAVFIRIDGGGHTWPSGSFALPDVGPTTTGTDASLASAQFFAAHGR